A single region of the Anaerolineales bacterium genome encodes:
- a CDS encoding beta-galactosidase, whose translation MTIPPLSQPRLGTAYYPEHWDERRWAHDAKLLREGGVTIARMMEFAWDRLEPREGEFTFDWMDRALSIFGDARINVVLCTPTPTPPPWMFKKYPDILNTNAITGQVNSPGSRRTVSANAPAYLEASDRIVTAVAKHWGQHPNVIGWQIDNEFGCHSTTRDLSPHSKKAFQLWLRAKYATLEALNAAWGTGFWATTYTAWDEIPVPAPSAAGHNPGLLLDFRRFSSESWVAFQHRQVAILRQYIGAERFITHNMMLKFHEIDYFRLARDLDFVGYDNYLHGMSGPAEAAFNFDLMRGMKGGRPFWVMEMQPGSVNWTPFNPPVPPGQVRTWTHQAFGHGAEAVLYFRERAVNWGQEQYHAGMMKHDGTPDRCWHESKAVSEDIAKMPALTRPKAPVALVFDYEDLWVLELDPQNAAFSYYEVVLDIYRQLWEAHIPVDVLPRSADLTGYQTAIIPCPTLINETDTANWRKFTEAGGNLIVTFRAFFKNPGSTWTDQPMPAGGLGELLGAYVDEFLSIPPVKSVGWRRPDDPSADWNDERGANVIDIEAKLPGFGFGEGFGVPPKARYRLWAEILKPTTATPIMKYADGYYKDGVAATANKVGEGMAYLIGCWCDSIIPKSVWKATGLAALAIPERDLPRGAVMEVIKLHDAASNPVELRLNHSKHTVSFPEVAQP comes from the coding sequence ATGACCATTCCACCCCTCTCACAACCGCGCCTTGGCACAGCATATTACCCCGAACATTGGGATGAACGCCGTTGGGCGCATGATGCAAAACTCCTCCGCGAAGGCGGGGTGACCATTGCCCGCATGATGGAATTTGCCTGGGATCGCCTTGAACCTCGTGAAGGCGAGTTCACCTTTGATTGGATGGATCGCGCCTTGAGCATCTTTGGGGATGCCAGAATCAACGTCGTCCTCTGCACGCCGACACCCACGCCCCCGCCGTGGATGTTCAAGAAATACCCTGACATTTTGAACACGAATGCCATTACCGGACAAGTAAACAGCCCCGGCTCACGGCGGACGGTCAGCGCCAACGCCCCCGCCTATCTGGAGGCGTCGGATCGCATCGTCACCGCGGTTGCCAAGCACTGGGGGCAGCACCCCAACGTCATTGGCTGGCAAATTGACAACGAGTTTGGCTGCCACAGCACCACCCGCGATCTGTCTCCTCACAGCAAGAAGGCGTTCCAACTTTGGCTGCGGGCGAAATATGCCACCCTAGAGGCGCTCAACGCCGCGTGGGGGACGGGTTTCTGGGCAACCACCTACACGGCATGGGATGAAATTCCCGTCCCCGCCCCCTCCGCTGCCGGACATAATCCGGGGCTGCTGCTTGATTTCCGGCGCTTTTCGTCCGAGTCGTGGGTTGCCTTTCAGCACCGTCAGGTGGCAATTTTGCGCCAATACATCGGGGCGGAGCGCTTCATCACCCACAACATGATGTTGAAATTCCACGAGATCGATTATTTCCGGCTCGCCCGCGATCTCGATTTCGTTGGCTATGATAATTATCTGCACGGGATGTCCGGTCCCGCCGAAGCAGCCTTCAACTTTGACCTCATGCGCGGGATGAAAGGCGGACGCCCCTTCTGGGTGATGGAGATGCAGCCCGGTTCGGTAAACTGGACGCCCTTCAATCCGCCCGTCCCGCCCGGACAGGTGCGCACCTGGACGCATCAGGCGTTTGGGCATGGGGCAGAGGCTGTCCTTTACTTCCGCGAACGGGCGGTGAACTGGGGACAAGAACAGTACCACGCTGGCATGATGAAACATGACGGCACGCCGGATCGCTGCTGGCACGAATCGAAGGCAGTCAGCGAGGACATTGCCAAGATGCCCGCCCTCACACGCCCCAAAGCGCCCGTCGCCCTCGTCTTTGATTACGAAGATTTGTGGGTTCTCGAACTCGATCCGCAAAACGCCGCCTTCAGCTATTACGAGGTTGTGCTGGATATTTACCGCCAGTTGTGGGAGGCGCATATTCCGGTGGATGTTCTCCCCCGCAGCGCCGATCTAACCGGCTACCAAACGGCGATCATCCCCTGCCCAACGCTGATCAATGAAACGGACACCGCCAACTGGCGAAAATTCACCGAGGCGGGGGGGAATCTGATCGTCACCTTCCGCGCCTTCTTCAAGAACCCAGGCAGCACATGGACAGATCAACCGATGCCCGCTGGCGGGTTGGGCGAACTGCTCGGCGCCTATGTCGATGAATTTTTGAGCATCCCGCCAGTGAAATCCGTTGGCTGGCGACGCCCCGATGATCCAAGCGCCGATTGGAACGATGAGCGCGGGGCGAACGTGATCGATATCGAGGCGAAGCTCCCGGGATTCGGCTTTGGCGAAGGGTTTGGCGTGCCGCCGAAAGCACGCTACCGCCTTTGGGCAGAAATCTTGAAACCGACGACGGCGACGCCGATCATGAAGTACGCCGATGGCTATTACAAAGACGGTGTGGCGGCAACGGCGAACAAAGTGGGCGAAGGGATGGCTTACCTGATCGGCTGCTGGTGTGACTCGATCATCCCCAAATCGGTTTGGAAGGCAACAGGGCTGGCTGCCCTTGCCATTCCAGAGCGCGACCTTCCACGCGGGGCGGTGATGGAAGTGATCAAGCTCCACGATGCCGCGAGCAATCCAGTTGAACTTCGCTTGAATCACAGCAAACACACCGTTAGCTTTCCAGAGGTGGCACAGCCATGA
- a CDS encoding glycoside hydrolase, translating into MSLQWDVQAYDAEGRPSISVTLTATHSTLVFAGSGMELHTPTAVPALRSAPGWGDGAILNKIIVSPRGAILIYSMNGGGNGSKVLTVDALPDGWRLIWNSPTGDAYQLDTPLYGQGELVNQLHPLNAASLHQRPFITWDNGPTGLGNILTPAWVFASGVTLIVSNPDDTLQVGINTSPDEGAPPEWNLWSAAAPANIRPKPVAEVTNPSGALSFTQSGSPLNYRLLVGENAVAAHEQLINLLGKPDRIPPESFLRLPIWTTWAKYKMDISQTTVLQFARDIRAHGFPGGTLEIDDKWTRHYGDSSFDPSRFPDPAGMVRELNALGFNVTTWTMPFFHEDSPNAAEGIERGYFVKDKAGSPYPVLWWQGVGFLLDVSNPDALAWWAGKLRLLKNSVGLAGYKFDAGEANYLPADAVTHARMQRTHYSQRWVHFAATHFPYCEVRSGWFNHREPILFRHWDKFSTWGLDNGLASVITTALALSLSGYPFALPDMIGGNAYGGVDADKELLIRWTQASALMLAIQFSITPWDFDAETVAICKKYADLHVSLAEDRLAAAVEATRSGTPVIRPIWWGDPTNVTAQGIADEYLLGAKYLVAPVVTMGARQRDIYLPNGTWRDYESGKRYEGRTWLRDYPAPLDTLPLFVRVG; encoded by the coding sequence ATGAGTCTCCAATGGGATGTCCAAGCATACGACGCCGAAGGACGCCCGTCGATCAGCGTCACTCTGACAGCGACACACTCGACATTGGTCTTTGCCGGATCGGGTATGGAACTCCACACCCCCACCGCTGTACCCGCCTTGCGTTCTGCGCCCGGCTGGGGTGATGGGGCAATTTTGAATAAGATTATTGTCTCCCCGCGTGGGGCAATTCTGATCTATTCGATGAACGGCGGCGGCAATGGAAGCAAGGTTCTGACGGTGGATGCGCTCCCCGATGGCTGGCGCTTGATCTGGAACAGCCCGACGGGAGACGCCTATCAGCTTGATACGCCGCTGTATGGGCAGGGGGAGTTGGTGAATCAACTGCACCCTCTGAACGCCGCAAGCCTTCACCAAAGACCGTTCATCACCTGGGACAACGGACCCACGGGCTTGGGGAATATCCTCACTCCGGCGTGGGTTTTCGCCTCTGGGGTGACGCTCATCGTCAGCAACCCCGATGACACCCTTCAGGTGGGGATCAACACCTCCCCCGATGAGGGCGCTCCGCCGGAATGGAATTTGTGGTCAGCCGCCGCCCCCGCCAACATCCGCCCCAAACCTGTTGCTGAGGTAACGAACCCGTCCGGGGCGCTCAGCTTTACCCAGAGTGGGTCACCCTTGAACTACCGCTTGCTGGTGGGGGAAAACGCCGTTGCTGCTCACGAACAGCTGATCAACCTTCTGGGCAAACCAGATCGCATTCCGCCGGAGTCCTTTCTGCGCTTGCCCATCTGGACGACATGGGCGAAGTACAAGATGGACATTAGCCAAACGACTGTCCTTCAGTTTGCCCGTGATATTCGGGCGCACGGCTTCCCGGGCGGCACACTCGAAATTGATGACAAGTGGACACGCCACTACGGGGATAGTTCCTTTGATCCATCGCGCTTTCCCGACCCCGCCGGCATGGTGCGCGAGTTGAACGCACTCGGCTTTAACGTGACGACCTGGACAATGCCCTTTTTCCACGAGGATTCGCCCAATGCCGCTGAAGGCATAGAGCGCGGTTACTTTGTGAAAGACAAAGCGGGCAGCCCCTACCCCGTTTTGTGGTGGCAAGGGGTGGGGTTTTTGTTGGATGTGAGCAACCCCGATGCGCTGGCATGGTGGGCGGGCAAACTACGGTTGTTAAAAAATTCCGTCGGCTTAGCGGGGTATAAATTCGATGCGGGCGAGGCGAATTACCTCCCCGCTGATGCCGTCACCCACGCCCGGATGCAGCGCACACACTACAGCCAGCGGTGGGTGCATTTCGCCGCAACACACTTCCCCTACTGCGAGGTGCGTTCGGGTTGGTTCAACCATCGTGAGCCGATTTTGTTCCGCCATTGGGATAAATTTAGCACATGGGGGCTGGACAACGGCTTGGCGTCGGTGATCACGACGGCGCTGGCGCTCTCGCTCTCTGGCTATCCCTTTGCCCTCCCCGATATGATCGGCGGGAACGCTTACGGCGGCGTCGATGCTGATAAAGAACTGCTCATCCGCTGGACGCAGGCAAGCGCCCTGATGCTGGCTATCCAGTTTTCGATCACCCCCTGGGATTTTGACGCCGAGACGGTGGCAATCTGCAAAAAATACGCCGATCTTCATGTCTCGCTGGCGGAGGATCGCCTTGCTGCGGCGGTGGAGGCGACGCGCAGCGGCACACCGGTGATCCGTCCGATCTGGTGGGGCGATCCGACAAATGTCACCGCACAAGGCATTGCCGATGAATACCTCTTGGGGGCGAAATACCTTGTTGCCCCTGTGGTGACGATGGGAGCGCGGCAGCGGGATATTTACCTTCCCAACGGGACATGGCGCGACTATGAATCGGGCAAACGCTATGAAGGGCGGACGTGGCTGCGGGACTACCCCGCCCCGCTGGACACGCTTCCCCTCTTTGTTCGGGTGGGGTGA
- a CDS encoding NAD(P)/FAD-dependent oxidoreductase → MTEQGHKQHIAIIGAGPAGLAAAWDIRRAGHAVTIFEGADRPGGLAAGFKDSGWAWELEKFYHHWFESDTDFLTLAEELGVRDQVLFIRPKTSLWSKGKPYLFDNPLSMLLFPNLPLIPKLRFGLVGLYLRKAKNWRAMEKRTAESWLIEKMGRRAYDDLWRPMLIGKFGEVYSQVTMAWFWARIHTRTTKLGTFQGGFQRFLDTFAATLVERGVTIRYNTPINRVEGTEKGITLTTGEGESLPFAAALSTASPHALLKIAPQIAERGAAYAQNLRDLKHMGAAVVILALKQSLLTDGTYWLNLPASSPDKAKSEFPFVALVEHTNFLPREHYNGDHLIYCGDYVMPDHPYLTMPEDALAETFTAALKHFNPAFTPDWVRARWVFRTGYAQPIPLLNHSAHIPDLATPLRGLYSANMSQVYPWDRGTNYAIQLGRAAAGRILEGLRP, encoded by the coding sequence TTGACCGAACAAGGGCATAAACAACACATCGCTATTATTGGCGCGGGACCAGCGGGTCTGGCGGCAGCATGGGATATACGCCGTGCCGGACATGCGGTGACGATTTTTGAGGGAGCGGATCGCCCCGGCGGGTTGGCAGCCGGCTTCAAAGATTCTGGGTGGGCATGGGAACTGGAAAAGTTCTACCACCACTGGTTCGAGAGCGACACCGATTTTCTAACTCTTGCTGAAGAACTCGGCGTGCGTGATCAAGTGTTGTTCATCCGCCCGAAAACGTCGTTGTGGTCAAAGGGAAAACCCTACCTCTTTGATAATCCGCTCTCCATGCTCCTTTTTCCCAACCTCCCGCTGATCCCTAAACTACGCTTTGGCTTGGTCGGCTTGTACTTGCGCAAGGCGAAAAATTGGCGGGCGATGGAAAAGCGCACCGCCGAATCATGGCTGATTGAGAAGATGGGACGCCGCGCCTACGATGATCTCTGGCGTCCGATGCTGATCGGGAAGTTTGGCGAGGTCTATTCGCAGGTGACGATGGCGTGGTTTTGGGCGCGGATTCACACCCGAACGACGAAACTAGGGACGTTTCAAGGTGGCTTTCAACGCTTTTTGGATACCTTTGCCGCAACACTGGTTGAGCGCGGGGTGACCATCCGTTATAACACGCCGATCAACCGTGTAGAGGGGACGGAAAAGGGTATCACGCTGACGACGGGCGAGGGAGAATCGCTGCCCTTTGCCGCCGCGCTCAGCACAGCCTCGCCGCACGCCCTCTTGAAGATTGCCCCGCAGATTGCCGAACGTGGCGCCGCTTACGCGCAGAACCTCCGCGATCTGAAGCATATGGGTGCGGCGGTGGTCATTCTTGCCTTGAAACAGTCCTTGCTCACCGATGGCACATATTGGCTGAATCTACCAGCGAGCAGTCCCGACAAGGCAAAAAGCGAATTCCCCTTTGTTGCCCTTGTCGAGCATACGAACTTTCTCCCGCGTGAGCATTACAACGGCGATCACCTCATCTACTGCGGCGATTATGTAATGCCCGATCACCCCTATCTGACGATGCCGGAGGATGCCCTTGCCGAGACGTTCACGGCGGCGCTTAAGCACTTTAACCCCGCCTTTACACCCGATTGGGTGCGGGCGCGGTGGGTCTTTCGCACCGGCTATGCGCAGCCGATTCCCTTGCTGAACCATTCTGCCCATATTCCCGACCTAGCCACGCCCCTTCGCGGGTTGTACTCGGCAAACATGAGTCAGGTATACCCCTGGGATCGGGGGACGAATTACGCCATACAGCTTGGGCGGGCGGCGGCGGGGCGCATCCTTGAGGGGCTTCGTCCCTAA
- a CDS encoding flippase-like domain-containing protein — protein MSQLAKGKWLFAALGILISLFFLWVSFRSLDPELVLANIGKANGGLLLLAAGVYFSALAAISYRWYFVLRSVRNIPGLRLMPLVIICYMGNNIYPFRTGEILRIFLLQRDHAVPFARSTATVFVERIFDGLTMIGFVLIGLLFVDVQSIPVRTVATIGAPLFLIALILFWVLASQPILMRWTAGLFTRPLPGKLREVVLHLTEDVIQGMGALRTPADVLGAAILSILSWMIEAGVYWLVAFAFGFNLSYPVMLLTVGAVNLAGLIPSSPGQIGVYEFFVSTVLMAVGIANAEAKAYALVVHMVIWLPVTLFGAFLLLRRGLSPTMLARANSLESEMAS, from the coding sequence TTGTCACAGCTTGCAAAAGGAAAATGGTTGTTTGCCGCGCTCGGCATTCTGATCAGCCTCTTTTTCCTCTGGGTGAGCTTTCGCAGCCTTGATCCTGAACTCGTCCTCGCCAATATTGGCAAGGCGAACGGAGGACTGCTGCTGCTTGCCGCCGGGGTCTATTTTTCCGCCCTTGCCGCTATTTCTTACCGTTGGTATTTCGTCTTGCGCTCGGTGCGGAATATCCCCGGTCTGCGGCTGATGCCGCTGGTGATCATCTGTTACATGGGGAACAACATTTACCCCTTCCGCACCGGCGAGATTTTGCGCATTTTCCTTCTCCAGCGGGATCACGCTGTCCCCTTTGCCCGCAGCACGGCAACCGTGTTTGTGGAGCGGATTTTCGACGGGCTGACGATGATCGGCTTCGTCCTCATCGGGCTGCTTTTTGTCGATGTGCAGTCCATCCCTGTGCGGACGGTGGCGACAATCGGCGCTCCTTTGTTCCTGATCGCCCTGATCCTCTTTTGGGTATTGGCAAGCCAGCCGATTTTGATGCGTTGGACAGCGGGCTTGTTCACCCGTCCCCTGCCGGGGAAACTGCGTGAGGTGGTGCTGCACCTGACCGAAGATGTAATTCAGGGGATGGGGGCGCTGCGCACGCCGGCGGATGTCCTCGGCGCGGCGATTCTGTCCATCCTCAGTTGGATGATCGAAGCTGGCGTGTATTGGTTGGTTGCCTTTGCCTTTGGCTTTAACCTCAGTTACCCCGTCATGCTGCTGACGGTGGGCGCTGTCAACCTTGCCGGGCTGATTCCCTCCTCGCCCGGACAGATCGGCGTATACGAATTTTTCGTCAGCACGGTGCTGATGGCGGTAGGCATTGCCAATGCTGAGGCAAAGGCTTACGCCCTCGTCGTCCACATGGTGATCTGGCTGCCCGTGACGCTTTTCGGGGCATTTTTGCTCCTGCGGCGCGGACTTTCCCCGACAATGTTGGCGCGGGCAAACAGCTTAGAAAGCGAGATGGCGTCTTAA
- a CDS encoding transposase, producing MRTEMIIILICCAVDDGLGKIGKERNARLYPSKVVTIGLLVASKGGPFYRWLKRDYGALFAALPERSALPRQLGEQAHHADRLLAEPSLLKVIDSFPRALLFPIRQGRSARQFGKKSRDRERWSVGLKLCWILNHLGVVVGWHWLPMNHHDQYFLPLVRLVKELNR from the coding sequence ATGAGGACCGAAATGATTATCATCCTGATCTGCTGCGCTGTCGATGATGGATTGGGAAAGATAGGCAAAGAACGGAACGCACGTCTATATCCGAGCAAAGTGGTGACCATAGGACTCCTAGTTGCCTCGAAGGGGGGACCGTTCTATCGCTGGCTCAAACGGGACTATGGTGCCTTATTTGCCGCTTTGCCAGAGCGCAGTGCCTTGCCGCGGCAACTAGGCGAACAAGCGCATCATGCCGATAGGCTGTTGGCTGAGCCGAGCCTGTTAAAGGTGATCGACAGTTTTCCCCGTGCGTTACTCTTTCCCATTCGGCAAGGGCGTTCGGCGCGGCAATTTGGCAAAAAGAGTCGTGATAGGGAACGTTGGTCGGTGGGTTTGAAGTTATGTTGGATTCTCAACCATTTAGGCGTAGTGGTAGGCTGGCATTGGCTGCCCATGAACCACCATGACCAATACTTCTTACCCCTTGTCCGTTTGGTAAAGGAATTAAACCGTTAG
- a CDS encoding ammonium transporter, with product MIDTGDTAWILVSTALVLIMTPALAFFYGGMVRKKNVLSTLNLSFIMLGVMSIHWILLGYTLAFGTSKGGLIGGFDYLGFNNVGLSPNEAYSATIPHMGFAAFQMMFAIITPALITGAFVERVRFRTFLLFSVLWATLVYAPVAHWVWAVGGIFRTMGALDFAGGTVVHITAGFSALAFAMVIGRRKWFGKGSLEPANIPFTMLGAGLLWMGWFGFNGGSALGANGLAINAVVTTNTAAAAAGVVWMFLSWRYNKPSPLGIVTGMVVGLVAITPAAGFVTPLAALAIGGIAAPISYYAIRLRQRFKLDESLDVWACHGVGGTWGALATGIFATTAVNPAGFNGLLYGNPGQLVTQAVTVVATIAFAFTVTFVVAKTLDRLVGLRVTENEEEVGLDISEHGERAYA from the coding sequence ATGATAGACACAGGGGATACCGCCTGGATATTGGTCTCCACAGCGCTGGTGCTGATCATGACACCTGCACTCGCATTTTTTTACGGGGGGATGGTGCGTAAGAAAAATGTGCTTTCAACCCTGAACCTGAGCTTCATTATGTTGGGAGTGATGAGTATTCACTGGATACTCTTAGGGTATACACTGGCGTTTGGTACCAGCAAGGGGGGGCTAATCGGCGGGTTCGATTATCTAGGCTTCAACAATGTCGGTTTAAGCCCGAATGAAGCATACTCCGCCACCATTCCACACATGGGTTTTGCCGCCTTTCAGATGATGTTTGCGATTATCACACCTGCCCTGATTACAGGAGCCTTCGTTGAGCGCGTGCGGTTTAGAACCTTCCTGCTTTTCAGCGTCCTATGGGCAACACTGGTTTACGCCCCTGTTGCTCACTGGGTCTGGGCTGTTGGCGGCATCTTCCGCACTATGGGTGCGCTGGATTTCGCTGGTGGCACAGTGGTGCATATTACAGCCGGGTTCTCTGCGCTGGCCTTCGCAATGGTCATTGGACGCCGCAAATGGTTTGGCAAAGGGTCACTTGAACCGGCGAACATTCCTTTTACCATGCTTGGTGCAGGCTTGCTCTGGATGGGGTGGTTTGGCTTTAACGGCGGCAGTGCCTTGGGGGCAAACGGGTTGGCGATCAATGCAGTGGTAACGACTAACACGGCCGCCGCCGCCGCCGGTGTGGTCTGGATGTTCCTGAGTTGGCGCTACAATAAACCTAGCCCACTAGGTATTGTGACCGGTATGGTCGTTGGGCTGGTCGCCATCACACCAGCCGCAGGCTTTGTGACTCCCTTGGCTGCTTTAGCTATCGGTGGCATCGCGGCTCCCATCAGCTATTACGCCATCCGTCTGCGTCAGCGCTTCAAGCTAGATGAATCACTGGACGTTTGGGCGTGTCACGGGGTCGGCGGAACCTGGGGCGCGTTGGCAACAGGAATCTTTGCTACCACAGCGGTGAATCCAGCCGGGTTTAACGGTCTGCTCTATGGCAATCCTGGTCAATTGGTAACACAGGCAGTGACGGTTGTTGCCACGATTGCTTTCGCATTCACCGTGACCTTTGTGGTAGCGAAAACCCTAGATAGGTTGGTTGGTCTGCGGGTGACTGAAAATGAAGAAGAGGTTGGGTTGGACATCAGCGAACACGGCGAACGCGCTTATGCTTAA
- a CDS encoding P-II family nitrogen regulator, whose product MFKKIEAIIREEKLDDVKEALRGIGIIGLNVTEVRGHGRQGGIVLNGRAGTYKVDLLPRVQVNIVLSEHNVEKTINTIIEAARTEQIGDGIIFIYPVEDVIRIRTGERGREALMYAGDIDTRSEKVKA is encoded by the coding sequence ATGTTCAAGAAAATCGAAGCGATTATCCGCGAGGAAAAACTCGATGATGTTAAAGAAGCCCTGCGCGGCATTGGCATCATCGGGCTCAATGTCACTGAGGTGCGCGGTCATGGGCGGCAGGGTGGTATCGTCCTAAACGGACGTGCGGGTACCTATAAAGTGGATCTGCTGCCGCGTGTACAGGTCAACATTGTCTTGAGCGAACACAACGTCGAGAAAACCATCAACACCATTATCGAAGCAGCACGAACTGAGCAAATTGGCGACGGTATTATCTTCATATACCCCGTTGAAGATGTGATTCGTATCCGCACCGGTGAACGAGGACGTGAAGCATTAATGTATGCAGGAGATATTGACACTCGGAGCGAAAAGGTCAAAGCCTGA
- a CDS encoding transposase codes for MVLNALMDKGIHAKTLLFDSWYASVDNLKLIHRAGRYFVTTLKANRMVSLSKASGSIHLEAIEWTSDAVEHGLSVKLKEVPFYVQLFKLVAPNGDIEWVITNQPPGTFSKSDIQDANAVRWQIEQLHRELKQLTGSEKCECCKARSQRNHLACCYHAWLSLKVKAHQLGKSLYEAQRDLFRDYLRAELRSPRLSAFGIN; via the coding sequence ATGGTCTTAAATGCCCTGATGGACAAGGGTATCCACGCCAAGACCCTACTGTTTGATAGCTGGTATGCCTCCGTGGATAATTTGAAGTTGATTCATCGCGCTGGTCGTTACTTTGTGACCACGCTCAAAGCCAATCGTATGGTGAGTTTGAGTAAAGCGAGCGGCTCTATTCATTTGGAGGCGATTGAATGGACAAGCGACGCCGTAGAGCATGGTCTGTCGGTTAAGCTGAAGGAAGTTCCCTTTTATGTGCAGTTATTCAAGCTAGTTGCCCCAAACGGTGACATTGAATGGGTGATTACAAACCAGCCCCCAGGCACTTTCTCCAAGTCCGACATTCAAGACGCGAATGCCGTGCGTTGGCAGATTGAGCAACTGCATCGGGAACTCAAACAATTGACCGGGAGTGAAAAGTGCGAGTGCTGCAAAGCGCGTTCACAACGCAACCATCTGGCTTGTTGTTATCACGCTTGGCTCTCGCTGAAAGTTAAGGCTCACCAATTAGGCAAGAGCCTTTACGAGGCGCAGCGAGATTTATTCCGCGACTATTTGCGGGCAGAGTTACGCTCACCACGCCTTTCTGCCTTTGGCATCAACTAA
- a CDS encoding SIR2 family protein, whose amino-acid sequence MENIFQHLYETVHPNPFHAGRVFDIPSNPPRFNINHTFLAHWLRSGRGTVVTPNLDPLIEHTWQNIVGYSSDQLTIIRRPTEFGGWDRLINHPDVLWKLHGSSDDPESWAITLSRVGFSLDGARADFVRHLVKEHNVCFIGYRAADLDLFLPILEAHTRRKQDKGKLFWVFYFREGYKTLADYLQGEANIAQLFEVNADCIYPIVTSAERLSTWLQQRCLGVTPVLPPTSSPIPEYDYRQWFTIDLQSIGELATQKLIGYALRVLGKYEESIAVLNDAVSVILRDEEHLTPADEHLVRRTAQLLQESAQTSWQKEDYLNAIGKVKRAQKLLKRIGGGDPGSEFGLNSMILDAKIPLTATERIAAFLGMIKLHWRFIQLSRHPGPGFSPILGQGLCIYHEAKFTEEALKRTPLLRLPAVRRMLIAWYDRAEKLIRKSEFLNSIPGVKRR is encoded by the coding sequence ATGGAAAACATTTTCCAGCATTTGTATGAAACTGTTCACCCCAACCCATTTCACGCAGGTCGTGTTTTTGATATTCCTTCCAATCCCCCAAGATTCAATATCAATCACACGTTTCTGGCACACTGGCTGCGATCAGGACGTGGAACTGTTGTGACACCAAACCTAGATCCGTTGATCGAACATACTTGGCAAAATATTGTAGGATATAGTTCAGACCAGTTGACCATCATTCGACGACCCACCGAGTTTGGGGGGTGGGATCGATTGATCAATCATCCTGATGTGCTTTGGAAGCTACATGGTTCATCCGATGATCCAGAATCATGGGCGATCACGCTATCACGGGTTGGGTTTAGTTTGGATGGGGCACGCGCCGATTTTGTAAGGCATCTTGTCAAGGAACACAATGTGTGTTTCATTGGCTATCGAGCCGCAGATTTAGACCTGTTCCTGCCTATCTTGGAAGCTCATACTCGACGGAAACAGGACAAGGGTAAACTGTTTTGGGTATTTTACTTCCGAGAAGGTTATAAAACCCTTGCCGATTATCTACAAGGTGAGGCAAATATCGCACAGCTTTTTGAGGTTAATGCAGACTGTATTTATCCAATTGTCACCTCAGCGGAACGGCTATCAACATGGCTTCAGCAGCGTTGCCTTGGTGTCACACCAGTTTTACCGCCAACTTCTTCTCCTATACCTGAGTATGACTACCGCCAGTGGTTTACCATTGATCTGCAATCAATTGGTGAATTGGCAACACAAAAACTGATCGGGTATGCGCTTCGAGTTCTAGGCAAATATGAGGAATCAATTGCCGTTCTTAATGATGCAGTAAGCGTGATTCTGCGAGATGAAGAGCACCTAACCCCAGCGGATGAACACCTCGTCAGGCGAACAGCCCAATTGCTGCAAGAAAGTGCGCAAACATCTTGGCAGAAAGAAGATTATCTAAACGCTATAGGGAAGGTAAAGCGGGCGCAAAAGCTACTGAAACGAATCGGAGGTGGCGATCCTGGCAGCGAATTTGGGTTAAACTCGATGATCCTGGATGCAAAAATCCCATTGACGGCAACTGAACGCATCGCTGCCTTTTTAGGGATGATCAAACTGCATTGGCGGTTTATCCAATTGTCCCGCCATCCAGGACCGGGCTTCTCTCCGATTCTTGGACAGGGATTGTGTATATATCACGAAGCAAAGTTCACAGAAGAAGCACTCAAAAGAACACCGCTTCTACGGTTACCTGCTGTGCGTCGAATGTTGATAGCATGGTATGATCGTGCGGAAAAGCTCATCAGGAAAAGCGAGTTTCTCAATTCTATTCCCGGTGTCAAACGCAGATAG